GCGGGCGGCGGCCCTACCGGTTGCGGCCCTTCCGGCCGCCGGGGCAGGTCGGCCGCCGGCCGGACGGTCATGCTGGTCACGGAAATCCCCTTCGCAAGCTCTGCGGAGCCTATGGCACTCCTTTGGATGCGCCCCAGCACGTTAGTCCGAATCACGGCGATGTCTTACTCATCGGGCCAACCATTGGCCGCCTGGTCCCGGTGAGTTCACCTGTATGTCGTTTTGGCTTTCTAAGTTCGCCCAGAATCCCCCCACGTCGCAGTAAACCCGTGAACTTGTCTTTGCTTTGGCAAGAAAACAACAGGAGTGCCATGACGACGGTCCAGAAGAGGCGTGCACGCGCGCGTGGAGGGGAGCTGGACGAGTGCCTGCGCGCCTGCGCGGCGCACAGCGGCAAGGTCGTCGGCAGTGTCGACCGGCGCCGCGTCGAACTCGGCGAACAGCTGCGCAAGCTGCTTGTCGTGTGGGGGACGACCGCCACCGCGGCCCCCGCGACGCCCGCCCCGTCCGGTGCGACGGCCCTGCTCAAGCGGGCCGTCAAGGGCGCCCCGAGCCCCACCGCCGGCATCCCCGCCGAACTGCTCGACGCCTTGCTCGCCGTCGCCAACAAGGCCCTGGAGTGCGGTTACGACGACGAGCTGAACCTCGCCCTGATCATCAGCGACACCGTCCTCGCCCAGCGCAAGAACTCCCGCGCCGGCTGGCGGCTGCGCGCCCGGCTCCTGGAGGCGCTCGGTGAGGAGGCCGAGGCCCTGGAGGCCTACGAGCGCTATCTCGCCCTCACCGACGACGACGGTTTCGGCGTCCGCGCCCGGATCGCGGGCCTGCGCATCGCGGGGGAGAAGGAGCGCGCGCTCCTCGACCTCCTGAAGCGCCAGGTCCCCGGAGCCCGCGCGTTCGCCGCCCGCCCTGCCACCGACGTGTGGGCCGAGGGCCTCGCCGCGCATGCCGTCGGCGACTGGGCCGAGGCCGAGCCCCGGCTCGTGGGAGCGCTCCTCTCGCTGACCGACGAGAGCGCCCCCGTGCAGGAACGCCAGGAACTGCTCAGCCAGTACCTCGACCTGCGCTCCGCCGAGGACACCGACCTCGCCGCGCTCACCCAGGCCGTGGCGCTCTACGCCGAGCAGCGCCGCAACCGCATGCGCGGTCCGGTCACCGACCCGACCGTGGGCGGCGTGCAGTGGATCACCCTGGGCGAGTTCCGCAACCAGATCGCCGGAAAGTCGATCTGCCTGATCGCCAACTCCGGTCGGGTGGGCGCCAGTTCGATGGGCGCCGAGATCGACGCGTACGACCTCGTCGTCCGCTTCAACTCGTACCGGATCGACCCGAAGCACACCGGCAGCAGGACCGACATCCACGCCACGATCCACAAGCACGGCTTCAACTGGGACCAGCACGTCACCACCCGGCTCGTCTTCGGCGGGGTCTCCGGCGACTGGAAGTACTCGCTGCGCAACCGCCTGGTGCCCGGCGCCCAGACCTACCTCGGCGACGAGTCGCTGCGCTGGCCCGTGCGCAACATCGGCAAGGTCTCCACCGACGTCTGGTCCGGCATCCCGACCACCGGCTTCAACATGCTCTACCTGCTGGACTTCCTCGACGTCAGCCCGAAGCTCGACCTGATCGGCTTCGACTTCTACGAGAGCGGCCCCTACCGCGTCCAGGAAGCGATGAAGCTCGCCATCACCTCCGTGCACGAGTACACCAGCGAGAAGGCATGGGTCATGGAGCGGGCCCAGAGCGCGACCGACATGAGGATATCCCTGCGATGACCATCAACTCCCTTACCGGGACCGCCGCCCCCCTGGCCCCGGTGACCGACGCCCACGCCCTCACCGGCAAGCGCAGGATCGCCTTCGCCAGCTTCGTCGACGAGAACTACCTGCCCGGCTTCCTCGTCCTGCTGCGCAGTCTCGCCCTGTCGAACCCCGGCGTGTGCGAGGACTTCGTCGTCCTCTACGACGACCTGCGCCCCGGCTCGATCGCCCGGATCCGCGCACTGCACCCGCGGATCGTCCTCAAGCGGGTCGACGCCGACCACTACGACTCGTACAAGAAGGGCGACCAGGACAACTACCTGGTCCGCAAGGCGTACTTCATCCTGGACGTCTTCAGGATCCGCGAGTACGACACCGTCATCACGCTCGACACCGACATGGTCGTCCTCGGCGACCTGAGCGAACTCCTCCGGCTGCGCGAGGGGCTGGCGGCCGTCCCGCAGTTCTTCTACGGGCAGCACAAGCTCAACTCCGGTCTGCTGGTCATCCAGCGCGAGTACCTGAGCGACGCGTTCTGCGCCCGGCTCGACAAGTGCGGCCGCTCCGGCGACTACGAGCTCGACAAGCACGACCAGGGCATCCTCAACGCCGTCCTGGACGGCGACTTCGTGCGCCTCGACGCGCGCTACAACTTCGTCAAGCGGCGCCTCTCGGGCGACCTGCCCGTCCCCGACGACACTGCGATCCTGCACTTCACCGGCCGCCACAAGCCCTGGCAGGGCGGTGAGAGCGGCTACAGCCTGGCCGAGGACCGCTGGCGCGAGTTCGAGCTGTCCGACGCCGACTTCCACTCCGCGTACCTGGAGTCCGCCGGCGCGCTGCACCACGACCTGATCGTGCACTACGGCACCCCGCACGTGGCACGCACCGGGGACGTCGAGGCCGCCCGCAAAGTGGCCGCCGCGCACATCGCCTCCGGTGACTACCAGGACGCCGTCGACATCCTCTCGAGCGTCCGCATCCCCCTCGACGAGGCCTGGCCGCACGAGGTCCTCGGCCACGCCCTGATGAGCGTCTCCCGCTACGAGGAGGCGAAGACACAGCTCCTGCTGGCCACCGCCGCCCCCAACCGGGCCGCCACCGCCTACGCCCGCCTCGCCCAGATGGCCTGGGTGCACGGCGACCAGACCGAGGCCCTGAAGTACGCCACGGCCGGCATGTCCGTCGACCCGACGCACCGCCCAAGCCGTCTGTGGGCGCAGCGCGCGGCCGCCGTACCGGCACAGGAACTGGGCGCCCCCGAGGACCAGTTGTCCCATGTCGCCTTCTACATGGACCGCCAGGGCAACGCCGGTGACAAGCTCCTCCCGGAGAGCGTCCGCTCCGCCTTCGGACCGGACACCACCTCCCGCCGCTGGCACTCCGTGCACGCCCACCGTCTCTTCGACGAGGCCGCCCTGCAGCGCGTCAACCGCCGCCGAGGCCTGGTCATCGGCGGCGGCGGACTGTTCATCCCGGACACCATGCCCAACGGCAACAGCGCATGGCAGTGGAACGTCCCGGACGAGCTGCTCAAGCGCATCGACGTCCCCATCGCGGTCTTCGCCGTCGGCTTCAACGCCTTCGACGGCCAGTCCTACCGCGCCAACCGCTTCCGGGACTCGCTGCGCCTGCTCGTCGAGCAGTCCTCCTTCTTCGGTCTGCGCAACCACGGCTCGATCGAGAAGGTCAGGGCCATGGTCCCGGCCCATCTGCACGACAAGATCCGCTTCCAGCCCTGTCCGACGACCGTCGCCCGACAGCTGGTGCCCGGCTGGCAGGACCCGGCCAAGCGCGACGACACGATCCTCATCAACGCCGCCTACGACCGCGCGGGCCTGCGCTTCGGCCACGACTACGGCTATTTCCTGGCCCAGATGGCCCAGGCCGTACGGGACCTGGGCAAGCTGGCCGAGGTGCAGTGCGTGGCGCACTCCCTCGACGACGAGAAGATCGTCTTCGACCTGCGTCGCGAGCACGGCATCTCGATGCCGGTCATCCCGATGTACGACTTCGAGAACAAGGAGATCCTCGACCTCTACGCCCGCACCAGGCTGGTCATCGGCATGCGCGGCCACGCGGGAATGATCCCCTTCGGCGTCGGCACCCCGATCATCAGCCTGATCTCGCACCCGAAGATGGCGTACTTCCTGCGGGACATCGAGCGGCCCGAGTGGGGCGTCTCGGTCCACGACCGCCACCTCGCCGCCCGCCTGGTGGAGCGCTCGACGGAGCTGCTCGCCGACCACGACAGGACGGTCGCCGACGTCCACGGCCGCCAGCAGGAGCTGTGGAAGGTCACCGAGGCGAACGCGGCCGACCTCCGGGTCATCCTGGGCGGCTGACCGTGACGAGCACCCTGGCCGGCGGCGCCACCGTCGCCCGGCCCCGTGCCACCGGCCGCCGCTCACCCCAGTGGTGGGCGGCGGCCGCCGTGCCGTCCGCGGTGGTCGTGGTCTACACGGCCCTCACCCGCGGCCTGACGGGCGACCTCCACTACGTCCTCGCCGCCCTGCGCACCGGCCGCGCGGTCGGCTACTCGCCGTCGGAGGTCTTCACCCACCGCCCCTACTTCTACCGGTGGTTCGTCGCGCTCCTGGACCGGCTCGCCTTCTTCGGGAGCACGGCGGTGCGCGAGGCGACGATGAACGTGGCCGGGGTCCTCCTGGCCATCGCCGCCGGTTACGCGCTGTACGTGGCGCTGGTTCGCCGCGTGGGCGCCCGCGAGGCCGCCGTGACGGCCGGCGCCACAGGACTGGCCCTGGCGCTCGCGCCCCGCAACGACTTCCTCCAGCCGGAGTGGGCGGCCGTCGTCCTCACGGTGTTCGGGGCGGCCGCCGCGCTCGGCCTGCGGCGGCCCTGGCCGGCCGCGCTGCTCGCCGCGCTCCCGTTCGGCCTCGCGGTGATGATGAAGTACTCCACCGCCGCGACCGCCGCGATCGGCGTGCTCCTCGTCTACGCGGTCGACCGGGGCCGGGCGGTACGCGTCGCGGTCCTCGGTGTACCCGCCGCACTGGCCCTGTTCGGCATCAGCGTGCTCGCCGGCAGCCATGAGTGGCAGTGGACCGAGGACATGCCGCAGATCAACCAGTCGGCACTGAGCCGCACCGGCATCCGGCCGCACTTCATCCTCGACCGTTCCCTGGACTTCCTCGCCGACCGCGCGGTGGCCAGTCCGGTCCTGCTGCTTCTGCCGGGCGCGCTGCTGCTGGTCCTGACCCGGGTCCGGGGCAGCCTGCGGCGGGCCGAACTCCTGGCGGTCGCCGCGCTCATCGGCCTCGCCGCGCAGGCGGTCGTGGTCGTCCAGGGCAACTGGTTCCTCTACCACGGGGCCCAGATGCCGGTCGTCGCCGCCGTGATCTGGGGCGTCGCGGTCGGGGGAGCGCGCCGCTCGCCGCCGTGGTGCTTCGGGGCCGTATCGCTGCTGTACGGCGTGGCGCCCGTGGTGTACGCGCAGTTGCCCAGGGGAGCCCAGCGGTCGTGGGAGGTGGGGGCGGCGGGGCTGGTCGCGCTGCTCGCGGCCGTGCTGGACGTGGTGCTGGAGAAACGGCTCCGGAACCGGTCGGCCGTCCTGGTCGCCCTGTCCGGCGTGGTGCTGCTGACCGCGAGCATCTGGCCCGGCTCCCCGCACCTGGTGCAGTACGGCAAGGTCACCGTCACCGGCGCCGAGTACCTGAAGTCGCAGCGGCGGGCCGCCGAGGACGCCGACCGCATCCGTGCCGAGCTGCCCGCCGGAGCCCCGGTGCTGTACCTCGCCTTCGGCGAGACGGCGTACGACGTCGGCCACCCGGCCCGGTGCCGCTACCCGATCGCCACGTTCCTCCAGCGCACCCGCTATCTGCCGGACGTGGCCGAGCTGAAGTCGTTCAAGGAGAACGCCGACTGCGTCGACCACGACCCGGCCCCGTACGCCGTCCTGGAGCGGCCCTGGTTCCAGCCGGGCCGCGTGGACCCGGAGCTGTGGCGCCGGGTCACCGCCGTGTACGACTGCCCGCGCGGCGAGGAGGGCGCGAGGCTGGTGCTGTGCGTCAGGCGCTGAGGCCCAGGGTCCTGACGACCTCGCGGGCCATGGACACCGAGTAGCTCTGACCCCGGTCCTGCGGGTAGATCTGGGCCATCGTGGCCAGCGTGACCCGGCTCATGGGTGTCTCATGGGCCGGGATCAGCGCGCGGTACGCCGGCGTCACCACCGGCTGGGCGAAGCCGGCCTTCGAGAAGTGCCAGTCCTTGATCCAGGACTTCTCGAAGGCCGGGTTGATCCGCCTCAGATACGGCACGAACGCGTCGAGCAGCTCACTCGGCTCGGTGGTGAAGCGCCAGTCCTCGCGCTCCACGTAGTTGCCGACGTAGAGGATGTGCCGCCCGCCGTAGACAGCCGGGTCGATCATCTTGGTGTGTTCGACGACCGCGAGGAAGGGGAAGTCGGGCTCGTTGATGTTGAGCCAGTAGTACGGGATCGCACTGCGGTCCAGTTCCAGGACGAAGCAGGTGGCGCCCAGGTACTGGTTCTTCCACACCGTGTCGTCGGCCGGCAGCCCCGCCGCCTTCGCGAAGGCCGGCTGCGGGGTCGTGACGATCAGGTGGTCGAACTCGTAGGCGGAACCGTGCGCGCAGCGCACCGACACCAGGTCGCCCTCCTGCCGTATCGTCCCGGCCGCCTTGCCGAACTCCACCTTGCCGCCGCGCTCCTCGATGCCGTCCCGCAGCGCCGCGTAGACCCGCTCGAACCCGCCGTCCACATAGCCCAGTTCGAAGGTCCGGCAGTGGATCCGGGCCCACAGCCAGGCCATCGACACCTGTTCGGCGCGGTCGCCGAACTTGCCGGTCAGCAGGGGCTCCCAGACGGCCGCGGTGGCCTTCTTCCCGGCCCACTTGCGCAGCCAGGCCAGCGCGGTGAGGTCGTTGTAGCGGTCCCCCTTGCGAACCGCCTTGAGCACCGCCGAGGAGCCGGCGAAGCGCACCGCGTCGACCGGGCCGAACTCCGGGAAGCGCACCATGTCGAAGGGCGTCGTGAA
This portion of the Streptomyces canus genome encodes:
- a CDS encoding glycosyltransferase, which codes for MTINSLTGTAAPLAPVTDAHALTGKRRIAFASFVDENYLPGFLVLLRSLALSNPGVCEDFVVLYDDLRPGSIARIRALHPRIVLKRVDADHYDSYKKGDQDNYLVRKAYFILDVFRIREYDTVITLDTDMVVLGDLSELLRLREGLAAVPQFFYGQHKLNSGLLVIQREYLSDAFCARLDKCGRSGDYELDKHDQGILNAVLDGDFVRLDARYNFVKRRLSGDLPVPDDTAILHFTGRHKPWQGGESGYSLAEDRWREFELSDADFHSAYLESAGALHHDLIVHYGTPHVARTGDVEAARKVAAAHIASGDYQDAVDILSSVRIPLDEAWPHEVLGHALMSVSRYEEAKTQLLLATAAPNRAATAYARLAQMAWVHGDQTEALKYATAGMSVDPTHRPSRLWAQRAAAVPAQELGAPEDQLSHVAFYMDRQGNAGDKLLPESVRSAFGPDTTSRRWHSVHAHRLFDEAALQRVNRRRGLVIGGGGLFIPDTMPNGNSAWQWNVPDELLKRIDVPIAVFAVGFNAFDGQSYRANRFRDSLRLLVEQSSFFGLRNHGSIEKVRAMVPAHLHDKIRFQPCPTTVARQLVPGWQDPAKRDDTILINAAYDRAGLRFGHDYGYFLAQMAQAVRDLGKLAEVQCVAHSLDDEKIVFDLRREHGISMPVIPMYDFENKEILDLYARTRLVIGMRGHAGMIPFGVGTPIISLISHPKMAYFLRDIERPEWGVSVHDRHLAARLVERSTELLADHDRTVADVHGRQQELWKVTEANAADLRVILGG
- a CDS encoding NAD(P)/FAD-dependent oxidoreductase codes for the protein MNLGIIGAGATGLTAAWDAVRAGHQVTILEAADELGGLAASLEVGGVPLERYYHHIFRSDKAMIALIEELGLGDALRFHRPTTGIYRGGRLIDFTTPFDMVRFPEFGPVDAVRFAGSSAVLKAVRKGDRYNDLTALAWLRKWAGKKATAAVWEPLLTGKFGDRAEQVSMAWLWARIHCRTFELGYVDGGFERVYAALRDGIEERGGKVEFGKAAGTIRQEGDLVSVRCAHGSAYEFDHLIVTTPQPAFAKAAGLPADDTVWKNQYLGATCFVLELDRSAIPYYWLNINEPDFPFLAVVEHTKMIDPAVYGGRHILYVGNYVEREDWRFTTEPSELLDAFVPYLRRINPAFEKSWIKDWHFSKAGFAQPVVTPAYRALIPAHETPMSRVTLATMAQIYPQDRGQSYSVSMAREVVRTLGLSA
- a CDS encoding glycosyltransferase family 29 protein codes for the protein MTTVQKRRARARGGELDECLRACAAHSGKVVGSVDRRRVELGEQLRKLLVVWGTTATAAPATPAPSGATALLKRAVKGAPSPTAGIPAELLDALLAVANKALECGYDDELNLALIISDTVLAQRKNSRAGWRLRARLLEALGEEAEALEAYERYLALTDDDGFGVRARIAGLRIAGEKERALLDLLKRQVPGARAFAARPATDVWAEGLAAHAVGDWAEAEPRLVGALLSLTDESAPVQERQELLSQYLDLRSAEDTDLAALTQAVALYAEQRRNRMRGPVTDPTVGGVQWITLGEFRNQIAGKSICLIANSGRVGASSMGAEIDAYDLVVRFNSYRIDPKHTGSRTDIHATIHKHGFNWDQHVTTRLVFGGVSGDWKYSLRNRLVPGAQTYLGDESLRWPVRNIGKVSTDVWSGIPTTGFNMLYLLDFLDVSPKLDLIGFDFYESGPYRVQEAMKLAITSVHEYTSEKAWVMERAQSATDMRISLR